A DNA window from Piliocolobus tephrosceles isolate RC106 chromosome 9, ASM277652v3, whole genome shotgun sequence contains the following coding sequences:
- the HSPA14 gene encoding heat shock 70 kDa protein 14 isoform X2: MAAIGVHLGCTSACVAVYKDGRAGVVANDAGDRVTPAVVAYSENEEIVGLAAKQSRIRNISNTVMKVKQILGRRVLSRDPQLQQLPQPFQRCSCSLSEQPHGQTGCVWGAQPLHQHQPQHSWGSLHTADSSLLFESWFCFWWG; the protein is encoded by the exons ATGGCGGCCATCGGAGTTCACCTGGGCTGCACCTCAGCCTGTGTGGCCGTCTATAAG GATGGCCGGGCTGGTGTGGTTGCAAATGATGCTGGTGACCGAGTTACTCCAGCTGTTGTTGCTTACTCAGAAAATGAAGAG attgttgGATTGGCAGCAAAACAAAGTAgaataagaaatatttcaaatacagtAATGAAAGTAAAGCAGATCCTGGGCAGAAG gGTGCTCTCAAGGGACCCCCAGCTACAGCAGCTCCCACAGCCTTTTCAGAGGTGCAGTTGCTCCCTGTCAGAGCAGCCCCATGGCCAGACTGGGTGTGTCTGGGGAGCCCAGCCCCTGCACCAGCACCAGCCGCAGCACTCCTGGGGTAGCCTCCACACCGCAGACTCCAGTCTCCTCTTCGAGAGCTGGTTTTGTTTCTGGTGGGGATAG